In Saccharolobus solfataricus, a genomic segment contains:
- the secY gene encoding preprotein translocase subunit SecY, with amino-acid sequence MSFIDSLATLGQYLPAVTKPKEKPSLGQKLVWSLVAVIIYLIMASTPLYGITSASFFKNLILEQIIFASTTGTLAQLGIGPIITAGLIMQILAGSKLISIDLNDPDDRVKFTEAQKGLAFIFILVESALFGYVLARTSTTINASILFIAGIVIAQLIVATYLILLLDELIQKGWGLGSGVSLFILAGVMKIMFWDMFGIASVSSQNLPIGFFPALFTALASHSDVLNLIVNTSTKNLFQPDLVGLVTTIALIIITIYLTTMTIEIPVTSQKLRGIRRTIPLNFLYVSSIPVIFVAVLGSDIQLFASLASYVSPSASNILNTVSGVFFFPPPNSAIPHSIYAVVLDPLGALEYAVVFIVLSILFGILWVDVAGLDPATQAQQLVEAGIEIPGVRNNPKIIEGILARYIYPLAFFSSIIVGLIAVFATLLGAYGTGIGILLAVTIAIQYYSLLAYERSLEMYPLLKRLIGE; translated from the coding sequence ATGTCATTCATCGATTCACTCGCTACTCTTGGACAATACTTACCAGCAGTTACTAAACCCAAAGAGAAACCTTCACTTGGTCAAAAGTTAGTTTGGTCTTTAGTAGCAGTAATAATTTATCTGATAATGGCTTCAACACCACTATATGGGATAACATCAGCTTCTTTTTTCAAAAACCTTATTTTAGAGCAGATTATTTTCGCTTCTACTACAGGGACCTTAGCACAATTAGGAATAGGTCCTATAATAACTGCAGGTTTGATTATGCAAATACTAGCCGGATCTAAGTTAATAAGTATTGATCTAAATGATCCTGACGATAGGGTTAAATTTACAGAAGCGCAAAAGGGTTTGGCATTTATCTTTATTCTAGTGGAATCAGCTTTATTTGGTTACGTATTAGCTAGAACTTCAACAACCATAAATGCGTCAATATTATTCATTGCAGGGATAGTGATAGCTCAGCTTATTGTAGCCACATATTTGATCTTACTGTTAGATGAGCTGATACAGAAGGGTTGGGGTTTAGGATCGGGAGTTAGTCTGTTTATATTAGCTGGAGTTATGAAAATTATGTTTTGGGACATGTTTGGAATTGCTAGTGTTAGTTCCCAGAATTTACCGATAGGATTCTTTCCTGCATTATTTACCGCTTTAGCATCTCATAGTGACGTTCTTAATTTAATAGTTAATACTTCAACTAAAAATCTCTTTCAGCCAGATTTAGTTGGTTTAGTAACTACTATAGCACTGATAATTATAACAATTTATCTAACTACAATGACTATAGAGATTCCAGTAACTTCCCAGAAGTTAAGAGGAATAAGGAGGACAATTCCGTTAAACTTCTTATATGTTAGTAGTATACCAGTAATATTTGTTGCAGTACTAGGTTCTGATATCCAGTTATTCGCTTCATTAGCTTCTTATGTCTCACCCTCAGCTTCAAATATATTAAATACCGTTAGTGGAGTCTTCTTTTTCCCTCCTCCAAATTCAGCAATACCCCATAGTATATATGCTGTAGTTTTAGATCCGTTAGGCGCGCTTGAATATGCTGTAGTTTTCATAGTTCTTAGTATCTTGTTTGGCATATTATGGGTAGATGTAGCTGGTTTAGATCCTGCTACTCAAGCTCAACAGCTAGTTGAAGCTGGTATTGAAATTCCTGGAGTCAGAAACAATCCAAAGATTATAGAGGGAATATTAGCTAGGTACATCTATCCGCTGGCATTCTTCAGTTCCATAATTGTAGGTCTGATTGCAGTATTTGCTACGCTCCTAGGTGCATATGGTACCGGCATAGGGATATTATTGGCAGTAACAATAGCAATACAATACTATAGCTTATTAGCTTACGAAAGATCTTTAGAAATGTACCCATTATTAAAGAGGTTAATAGGTGAATAG
- a CDS encoding uL15 family ribosomal protein: protein MVVRREKKSRKMRGSRTMGWGIRGQHRDRGSQGGRQIGMHKEKWSWLVKYGKGWYGKHGFRNPTTKLTSAISLRKLNELLESGYIKIKEMDGKKIVDLNELGYNKLLGGGSISIPVTIKVGKATNKAIQKVKEMGGEVILSPTE, encoded by the coding sequence ATGGTAGTAAGAAGAGAGAAAAAGAGTAGAAAAATGAGAGGATCACGAACAATGGGATGGGGTATTAGAGGGCAGCATAGAGATAGAGGTTCACAAGGTGGTAGGCAAATTGGTATGCACAAGGAGAAATGGTCATGGTTAGTTAAATATGGCAAAGGATGGTATGGTAAGCACGGATTCAGAAATCCAACTACAAAGTTAACAAGCGCTATTTCATTGAGGAAATTAAATGAGTTATTAGAAAGTGGTTATATAAAAATTAAGGAAATGGATGGAAAAAAGATAGTAGACTTAAACGAGTTAGGGTATAATAAATTACTTGGTGGAGGTAGTATAAGTATTCCCGTTACTATAAAAGTAGGTAAGGCTACTAATAAGGCAATACAGAAAGTGAAGGAGATGGGAGGAGAAGTAATATTAAGCCCAACTGAGTAA
- the rpmD gene encoding 50S ribosomal protein L30 yields the protein MVELLGIIRIRGWAKAPWYINETLNMLRLRYNFNTMVYPKTSQILGMLNKVSPYITWGEIDPDTLKLLIINRLETVKGDKVSDSYVKEVLKIENIDAMVKQLYEGKIYLHKLDEYFKLPIRLHPPRGGFKGSVKRPYKNKGEFGYRGDKINELMRRMV from the coding sequence GTGGTGGAGTTATTAGGCATAATTAGGATTAGAGGTTGGGCGAAGGCCCCTTGGTATATTAATGAAACATTAAATATGTTGAGATTAAGGTATAATTTCAATACCATGGTATATCCAAAAACGTCTCAAATACTTGGTATGCTGAATAAAGTTTCTCCATATATTACATGGGGTGAGATAGATCCAGATACTTTAAAGCTACTAATTATAAATAGACTTGAAACGGTAAAAGGGGATAAGGTTTCGGATAGTTATGTGAAAGAAGTGTTGAAGATAGAAAATATTGATGCAATGGTAAAACAATTGTATGAGGGTAAAATTTACTTACATAAACTTGATGAATATTTCAAGTTGCCTATTCGCTTGCATCCACCTAGAGGAGGGTTTAAGGGGAGTGTTAAAAGGCCCTATAAAAATAAAGGTGAGTTTGGATATAGGGGAGATAAGATAAACGAATTAATGAGGAGGATGGTGTAA
- a CDS encoding 30S ribosomal protein S5, with protein MAEEVPSLNIEEWKPRTSIGSLVKEGKISSIKELFDRNLPITEPEIVDVLLPKLKYEVVDIKVVQKQTDAGEISRYKVLVIMGNMDGYVSIGTGKAKQLRVAIQKAIRDAKMNIIPVRRGCGSWQCTCGEPHSLPFKVVGKAGSVEVDLLPAPKGTGLVVGSVLKTLLTYAGIKDAWSTTKGETRTTENFVRAGYSALYNTYKFVTLQDWVRKR; from the coding sequence ATGGCAGAGGAAGTACCAAGTTTAAATATAGAAGAATGGAAACCACGAACCTCTATAGGTAGTCTAGTAAAGGAAGGAAAAATATCATCTATAAAGGAACTATTTGATAGGAATCTTCCTATTACTGAACCAGAAATTGTAGACGTGCTACTACCTAAACTAAAATATGAAGTTGTAGATATTAAAGTAGTTCAGAAGCAAACTGATGCAGGAGAAATATCTAGATATAAAGTTCTAGTTATAATGGGCAACATGGATGGATATGTCAGTATAGGAACTGGAAAAGCTAAACAGTTAAGGGTTGCAATTCAGAAGGCAATTAGGGATGCTAAGATGAATATAATACCAGTAAGAAGAGGGTGTGGTAGCTGGCAGTGTACATGTGGTGAGCCACATAGTTTGCCATTTAAGGTAGTTGGTAAGGCGGGCAGTGTAGAAGTTGACTTATTGCCTGCACCTAAAGGTACTGGATTAGTGGTTGGAAGCGTACTAAAGACCTTGTTAACTTATGCTGGTATAAAGGATGCTTGGTCTACCACAAAGGGTGAGACTAGAACTACAGAGAATTTTGTTAGAGCTGGATACAGTGCACTTTATAATACATATAAATTTGTTACTTTACAGGATTGGGTTAGGAAGAGGTAA
- a CDS encoding 50S ribosomal protein L18 has protein sequence MANGPNYKVKPRRRREGKTNYYKRYVYVISKQTRFIVRITNKYVIVQIAKIDPKGDIMIASAHSAELAKKFGWKGDENNTPAAYLTGYLAGLRAIKRGVTECVADIGLHVPSKGNRVFYVIKGAIDAGLKIPIGDISIENDRIKGEHIAKYAEKLKSENSDLYSKLFSRYLQRGLNPENLPSHFEEILNKIKSSGG, from the coding sequence TTGGCCAATGGTCCTAATTATAAGGTAAAACCCAGAAGAAGAAGAGAAGGAAAAACTAACTACTATAAAAGATATGTCTATGTTATAAGTAAACAAACAAGGTTTATTGTAAGAATAACAAACAAATACGTTATAGTCCAGATTGCAAAAATCGATCCTAAAGGCGATATTATGATTGCTAGTGCTCATTCAGCTGAACTTGCTAAAAAGTTCGGATGGAAGGGTGATGAAAATAACACTCCAGCTGCATACCTGACCGGATATTTAGCAGGCTTAAGAGCTATAAAGAGAGGTGTAACTGAGTGCGTGGCGGATATTGGGCTTCATGTACCATCTAAGGGTAACAGGGTGTTTTATGTGATAAAAGGTGCAATTGATGCTGGATTGAAAATTCCGATAGGCGACATAAGTATAGAAAATGATAGAATAAAGGGAGAGCATATAGCAAAGTATGCTGAGAAGTTAAAATCTGAGAATTCGGACTTATATAGTAAATTGTTTTCAAGGTATTTACAAAGGGGACTAAACCCCGAGAACTTGCCTTCTCATTTTGAGGAAATATTAAATAAGATTAAATCTTCTGGTGGTTAA